One segment of Pandoraea pnomenusa DNA contains the following:
- a CDS encoding acetyl-CoA C-acetyltransferase — translation MSDIVIVSAARTAVGKFGGSLAKVAAPDLGAIVIDEVLKRAKLKGEDVSEVIMGQVLTAGSGQNVARQASIKAGLPAMVPAMTINKVCGSGLKAVMLAANAISAGDADIVVAGGQENMSAAPHVLPGSRDGFRMGDAKLIDTMIVDGLWDVYNQYHMGITAENVAKEYGITREMQDAFAAASQNKAEAAQKAGRFDDEIVPVSIPQRKGDPLVFKTDEFVRHGVTAEALAGLKPAFAKDGTVTAANASGINDGAAAVVVMSAKRAEQLGLTPLARIVAYANAGVDPKVMGIGPVPASQRCLSRAGWKASDLDLMEINEAFAAQALAVNQQMGWDTSKINVNGGAIAIGHPIGASGCRILVTLLHEMARRDARRGLASLCIGGGMGVALAVERV, via the coding sequence TGTCGGATATCGTGATTGTGTCGGCTGCGCGCACTGCGGTCGGTAAGTTTGGCGGTTCGCTTGCCAAGGTGGCGGCGCCGGATCTGGGGGCTATCGTGATCGATGAGGTCCTCAAGCGTGCGAAGCTCAAGGGTGAAGACGTCAGCGAAGTCATCATGGGGCAGGTGCTCACGGCCGGCTCGGGCCAGAATGTGGCGCGTCAGGCTTCGATCAAGGCCGGGCTGCCCGCCATGGTGCCGGCCATGACCATCAACAAGGTGTGCGGCTCGGGCCTGAAGGCCGTGATGCTGGCCGCCAACGCGATCAGCGCCGGGGACGCCGACATCGTCGTGGCCGGCGGCCAGGAAAACATGAGTGCCGCGCCGCACGTGCTCCCGGGCTCGCGCGACGGCTTCCGCATGGGCGACGCCAAGCTGATCGATACGATGATCGTCGACGGCCTGTGGGACGTCTACAACCAGTACCACATGGGCATCACTGCTGAGAACGTCGCCAAGGAATACGGCATCACGCGCGAGATGCAGGACGCCTTTGCGGCCGCATCGCAAAACAAGGCGGAAGCGGCGCAGAAAGCAGGCCGCTTCGACGACGAGATCGTGCCGGTCTCGATTCCGCAGCGCAAGGGCGACCCGCTGGTGTTCAAGACCGACGAATTCGTGCGTCACGGCGTGACCGCCGAAGCGCTGGCCGGTCTGAAGCCGGCGTTCGCGAAGGACGGCACGGTCACCGCCGCCAATGCGTCGGGCATCAACGACGGTGCCGCCGCCGTGGTGGTGATGTCGGCCAAGCGCGCCGAGCAGCTTGGCCTCACGCCGCTTGCGCGCATCGTCGCGTATGCCAACGCCGGCGTGGATCCGAAGGTGATGGGGATCGGCCCGGTGCCGGCCTCGCAGCGCTGCCTGTCGCGTGCCGGCTGGAAGGCGAGCGATCTGGATCTGATGGAAATCAACGAAGCGTTCGCGGCGCAGGCGTTGGCCGTGAACCAGCAAATGGGCTGGGACACGTCCAAGATCAACGTGAACGGTGGCGCGATCGCCATCGGTCACCCGATTGGCGCGTCGGGCTGCCGTATTCTGGTGACGTTGTTGCATGAAATGGCACGTCGCGACGCGCGTCGCGGTCTGGCATCGCTGTGTATCGGCGGCGGCATGGGCGTGGCGCTGGCGGTCGAGCGCGTCTGA
- a CDS encoding 3-ketoacyl-ACP reductase — MTQRIAYVTGGMGGIGTSICQRLYKDGFKVVAGCGPNSPRRVKWLEDQKALGFDFVASEGNVGDWDSTKAAFDKVKAEVGEVDVLVNNAGITRDVVFRKMTREDWDAVIDTNLTSLFNVTKQVIEGMCERGWGRIINISSVNGQKGQFGQTNYSTAKAGIHGFTMALAQEVATKGVTVNTVSPGYIGTDMVRSIRQDVLDKIVATIPVKRLGEPGEIGSIVAWLASDDSGFSTGADFSLNGGLHMG, encoded by the coding sequence ATGACTCAACGCATTGCATATGTGACAGGCGGGATGGGCGGTATTGGTACGTCCATTTGCCAGCGGCTGTACAAGGATGGCTTCAAGGTCGTGGCGGGCTGCGGTCCGAATTCGCCGCGTCGCGTGAAGTGGCTCGAAGATCAGAAGGCGTTGGGTTTCGATTTCGTCGCATCCGAAGGGAATGTCGGCGATTGGGATTCCACGAAGGCGGCGTTCGACAAGGTGAAGGCCGAGGTCGGCGAAGTCGACGTACTGGTGAACAACGCCGGGATCACGCGCGACGTGGTGTTTCGCAAGATGACGCGTGAAGACTGGGACGCGGTCATCGACACCAACCTCACGAGCCTGTTCAACGTGACCAAGCAGGTGATCGAGGGAATGTGCGAGCGCGGCTGGGGCCGCATCATCAATATTTCGTCGGTCAACGGGCAGAAGGGCCAGTTCGGTCAGACGAACTACTCGACGGCCAAGGCTGGCATTCACGGTTTCACGATGGCGCTGGCGCAGGAGGTGGCGACCAAGGGCGTGACGGTCAATACCGTGTCGCCGGGCTATATCGGCACGGACATGGTGCGCTCGATCCGCCAGGACGTGCTCGACAAGATCGTGGCGACGATTCCGGTCAAGCGTCTGGGCGAACCGGGCGAGATCGGGTCCATCGTGGCATGGCTGGCGTCGGACGACTCGGGCTTCTCCACCGGTGCGGACTTCTCGCTCAACGGCGGTCTGCACATGGGGTAA
- the phaR gene encoding polyhydroxyalkanoate synthesis repressor PhaR — translation MAASKKTDERLIKKYPNRRLYDTQTSTYITLADVKQLVLETEEFKVVDAKTGEDLTRSILLQIILEEETGGVPMFSSAMLAQIIRFYGHALQGMMGTYLEKNIQTFIEIQNKLADQSKGIYEGAAFNPDVWAQFMNMQAPMMQGMMTNYIEQSKNLFVQMQEQMQSQAKNMFSTFPFPGAPGAPGGMPGKDPNKKP, via the coding sequence ATGGCCGCGAGCAAGAAGACTGACGAACGCCTGATCAAAAAGTATCCGAACCGGCGTCTGTACGATACCCAAACCAGTACGTACATCACCCTTGCCGATGTGAAGCAATTGGTGCTCGAGACCGAGGAGTTCAAGGTCGTCGACGCCAAGACGGGCGAGGACCTGACCCGCAGCATTCTGCTGCAGATCATTCTGGAAGAGGAGACCGGCGGTGTGCCGATGTTCTCGAGCGCGATGCTCGCCCAGATCATCCGCTTCTACGGCCATGCGCTGCAGGGGATGATGGGGACTTACCTCGAGAAGAATATCCAGACGTTCATCGAAATTCAGAACAAGCTGGCCGATCAGTCGAAGGGCATCTATGAGGGCGCAGCCTTCAACCCGGACGTCTGGGCGCAATTCATGAACATGCAGGCGCCGATGATGCAGGGCATGATGACCAACTACATCGAGCAGTCGAAGAACCTGTTCGTGCAGATGCAGGAGCAGATGCAGAGCCAGGCCAAGAACATGTTCAGCACGTTCCCGTTCCCGGGCGCGCCGGGCGCCCCCGGCGGCATGCCGGGCAAGGATCCGAACAAGAAGCCCTGA
- the rimO gene encoding 30S ribosomal protein S12 methylthiotransferase RimO, producing the protein MSRPSPAGTPKVGFVSLGCPKALVDSEQILTQLRAEGYDIAGTYDGADLVVVNTCGFIDDAVQESLDAIGEALAENGKVIVTGCLGAKKDAAGQDIVSAVHPKVLAVTGPHAVGEVMSAVHTHLPKPHDPFTDLVPPAGIKLTPRHYAYLKISEGCNHRCTFCIIPSMRGDLDSRPVAEVMLEAENLFKAGVKELLVISQDTSAYGVDVKYRTGFWAGRPLKTRMTELVTALGELARQYGAWVRLHYVYPYPHVDEIIPLMAEGHILPYLDVPLQHAHPDVLKRMKRPASGEKNLERIQAWRKMCPDLTIRSTFIAGFPGETEAEFEYLLDFLREAELDRVGCFAYSPVEGAKANELAGALPDEVREERRARFMEVAEEISAQRQQRKVGTTLQVIVDEINQDGGVARSAADAPEIDGLVYIEPTAKAAKRLKVGEFVNVTVTGADGHDLWGEVV; encoded by the coding sequence ATGTCCCGCCCATCGCCCGCCGGCACCCCCAAAGTCGGCTTCGTTTCGCTCGGCTGCCCCAAGGCCCTGGTCGACTCCGAGCAGATCCTGACGCAATTGCGCGCCGAAGGTTACGACATCGCCGGTACCTATGACGGTGCCGACCTCGTTGTGGTCAACACCTGCGGTTTCATCGACGACGCCGTCCAGGAAAGCCTCGATGCGATCGGCGAAGCACTCGCCGAAAACGGCAAGGTCATCGTGACCGGTTGCCTGGGCGCCAAGAAAGACGCCGCCGGTCAGGACATCGTGAGCGCGGTGCACCCGAAAGTGCTCGCCGTGACCGGTCCGCACGCCGTGGGCGAAGTCATGAGCGCGGTGCACACACACCTGCCCAAGCCGCACGATCCGTTCACCGATCTCGTGCCGCCCGCGGGCATCAAGCTCACGCCGCGTCATTACGCGTATCTGAAGATTTCCGAAGGCTGCAACCATCGCTGCACGTTCTGCATCATTCCTTCGATGCGCGGCGATCTCGACTCGCGCCCGGTCGCGGAGGTGATGCTCGAGGCCGAAAACCTGTTCAAGGCGGGAGTCAAGGAGTTGCTGGTGATCTCGCAGGACACCAGCGCCTACGGCGTCGATGTGAAGTACCGTACCGGGTTCTGGGCCGGGCGTCCGCTCAAGACTCGCATGACCGAACTGGTTACGGCGCTGGGAGAGTTGGCCAGGCAGTACGGCGCGTGGGTGCGTCTGCACTACGTCTATCCGTACCCGCACGTCGACGAGATCATCCCGCTGATGGCCGAAGGCCATATCCTGCCGTATCTCGACGTGCCGCTTCAACACGCGCATCCCGACGTGCTCAAGCGCATGAAGCGCCCGGCCTCGGGCGAGAAAAATCTCGAGCGCATCCAGGCGTGGCGCAAGATGTGTCCGGACCTCACGATCCGCAGCACGTTCATCGCCGGGTTCCCGGGCGAAACGGAAGCCGAATTCGAATACCTGCTGGACTTCCTGCGCGAAGCCGAACTCGATCGCGTGGGTTGCTTCGCCTACTCGCCGGTCGAGGGCGCGAAGGCGAACGAGCTGGCGGGCGCCCTGCCCGACGAAGTGCGCGAGGAGCGCCGCGCGCGCTTCATGGAGGTGGCCGAGGAGATTTCGGCGCAACGCCAGCAGCGCAAGGTCGGCACGACCCTCCAGGTAATCGTCGACGAAATCAATCAGGATGGCGGCGTGGCCCGCTCCGCGGCGGACGCCCCGGAAATCGACGGCCTCGTGTACATCGAACCCACCGCGAAGGCCGCGAAGCGCCTGAAGGTCGGCGAATTCGTGAACGTGACTGTGACCGGCGCCGACGGTCACGACCTGTGGGGCGAGGTCGTCTGA
- a CDS encoding sugar kinase, protein MARVEPQPAAPVPQVLAMGEAMVEFNQSPNDARQYLQGFGGDTSNFVIAARRQGVTTGFVSAVGDDLFGRMLLDLWRDEAVDTRYVTVDPQAPTGVYFVSHDENGHHFDYLRAGSAASRYRAQQLPSDALAGASFLHLSGISLAISVNACDAAFDAMSSVRKAGGKVSFDTNLRLKLWPLARARATMREAFGLTDVCLPSWDDVTAVTGLDDRDAILDEILSHGVKVVALKLGREGCYVATPHERRIVAPYPVQAVDATGAGDCFGGAFVARLALGDDPFAAARYANVCAALSTTGYGAVAPVPRTDAVLAILATEASLQ, encoded by the coding sequence ATGGCGCGCGTGGAACCGCAACCGGCGGCGCCCGTTCCCCAGGTGCTGGCCATGGGCGAAGCGATGGTCGAGTTCAATCAGTCGCCGAACGACGCCCGCCAGTATCTGCAGGGCTTCGGCGGCGATACGTCGAACTTCGTCATTGCGGCGCGCCGTCAGGGGGTGACGACCGGCTTCGTGAGCGCCGTGGGCGACGATCTCTTCGGCCGCATGTTGCTCGACCTGTGGCGCGACGAAGCGGTCGATACTCGCTACGTGACGGTGGACCCGCAGGCGCCAACCGGCGTCTACTTCGTGTCCCACGACGAAAACGGCCATCACTTCGACTACCTGCGCGCCGGGTCGGCCGCGAGCCGCTATCGTGCGCAGCAGTTGCCGTCCGATGCGCTCGCCGGCGCATCGTTTCTGCACCTGTCCGGGATCAGCCTCGCGATCAGCGTGAACGCCTGCGACGCCGCGTTCGACGCCATGTCGAGCGTCCGAAAGGCGGGCGGCAAGGTGTCGTTCGATACGAACCTGCGCCTGAAGCTTTGGCCGCTGGCACGCGCTCGCGCCACGATGCGCGAAGCGTTCGGGCTGACCGACGTCTGCCTGCCGAGCTGGGACGACGTGACCGCCGTGACCGGCCTCGACGACCGCGACGCCATCCTGGACGAAATTCTTTCCCACGGCGTGAAGGTTGTGGCGTTGAAGCTGGGTCGGGAAGGGTGCTACGTTGCCACGCCGCACGAACGGCGCATCGTCGCACCGTATCCCGTGCAGGCGGTCGACGCCACCGGTGCCGGCGACTGTTTCGGCGGTGCGTTCGTGGCGCGGCTGGCCCTCGGCGACGATCCGTTCGCGGCGGCGCGCTATGCCAACGTTTGCGCCGCGTTGTCCACGACCGGCTATGGCGCCGTGGCCCCGGTGCCGCGCACGGACGCCGTGCTGGCCATACTGGCCACTGAAGCTTCCCTCCAGTGA
- the bktB gene encoding beta-ketothiolase BktB, with product MQREVVIVSGVRTAIGDFGGSLKDFAPTQLGAIVAREAMARAQVSGEDVGHVVFGNVIHTEPKDMYLARVASIEAGVSQHAPAMTVNRLCGSGLQAVVSAAQSILLGDAEVAMAGGAESMSRAPYVMPGARWGTRMGESRLVDMMLGALHDPFANIHMGVTAENIAKQWGITREDQDRLAVESHQRAARAMAEGYFRDQIVPISIKTKKGEIAFTTDEHVRADVRLEDMAKLRPVFEKDGTVTAGNASGLNDAAAALILMERAEAQRRGAKPLARLVSYAHAGVDPNYMGIGPVPASRKALERAGLQVGDIDVVEANEAFAAQACAVTRDLGFDPARVNPNGSGISLGHPIGATGALITVKALHELQRIGGRYALVTMCIGGGQGIAAVFERV from the coding sequence ATGCAACGAGAAGTCGTGATCGTCAGCGGAGTTCGTACCGCGATCGGTGATTTTGGTGGCAGCCTGAAGGATTTCGCGCCGACGCAGCTCGGTGCGATCGTCGCCCGCGAAGCCATGGCGCGCGCGCAAGTCAGCGGCGAAGACGTCGGACACGTGGTGTTCGGCAACGTCATTCATACCGAACCCAAGGACATGTATCTGGCGCGCGTCGCCTCGATCGAGGCTGGCGTGAGCCAGCACGCGCCGGCCATGACGGTGAACCGCCTGTGCGGCTCGGGGCTACAGGCCGTGGTCTCGGCCGCGCAGTCGATCCTGCTCGGCGACGCGGAAGTGGCAATGGCGGGTGGCGCGGAGAGCATGAGCCGTGCCCCGTACGTGATGCCGGGCGCGCGCTGGGGTACCCGAATGGGCGAATCGCGCCTGGTCGACATGATGCTCGGCGCGCTGCACGATCCGTTCGCCAACATCCACATGGGCGTGACGGCGGAGAACATCGCGAAGCAGTGGGGCATCACGCGCGAGGATCAGGATCGTCTCGCCGTCGAGTCGCACCAGCGCGCCGCGCGCGCGATGGCCGAGGGGTACTTCAGGGATCAGATCGTTCCCATCTCGATCAAGACGAAGAAGGGCGAGATCGCGTTCACGACCGACGAGCACGTGCGGGCCGACGTACGTCTGGAAGACATGGCGAAGTTGCGTCCCGTGTTCGAGAAGGACGGCACCGTGACGGCGGGGAATGCGTCGGGCCTGAACGATGCCGCGGCCGCGCTGATCCTGATGGAGCGCGCCGAAGCGCAGCGCCGCGGCGCGAAGCCGCTGGCGCGTCTGGTGAGCTATGCGCACGCAGGCGTGGACCCCAATTACATGGGCATCGGTCCCGTGCCGGCCTCGCGCAAGGCGCTCGAGCGTGCCGGACTCCAGGTCGGCGACATCGACGTGGTGGAGGCGAACGAAGCCTTTGCCGCCCAGGCCTGCGCGGTCACGCGCGATCTCGGCTTCGATCCGGCCAGGGTCAATCCGAACGGCTCGGGCATTTCGCTTGGCCATCCGATCGGCGCGACGGGGGCACTGATTACCGTCAAGGCGCTGCATGAACTGCAGCGCATCGGTGGCCGGTACGCGCTGGTGACGATGTGCATCGGCGGCGGCCAGGGCATTGCGGCCGTGTTCGAGCGCGTGTAA
- a CDS encoding cystathionine beta-lyase, whose protein sequence is MTQDNRKPLDTPEANGWHWQTNILHADTQLPAGFSAMPVPVARASTVVFSDLAAMRSLDWKNDSQWRYGLHATPTSMELMRRLAALEGGKHCLLFPSGLAAISNVYFGLLRHGDDVLIPDNAYGPNREHGDWLAESFGITVRYYDPMVGDGIGALIRPETKLIWLEAPGSVTMEVQDVPAIARVARARGVVTAIDNTYSAGLAFRPFDHGVDISVQALTKYQSGGSDVLMGAVVTVDDDLHHRLKQARMRMGVGVSADDCSLVLRSLPSMRLRFEAHDRAAMTLATWLNSRHEIAAMLHPAFEDCPGHACFRRDFTGAGGLFSVVFDERYSQAQIDAFIEGLRLFKIGFSWGGAHSLVVPYRVSSMRTATPWVHKGSLVRFYVGLEDVRDLQADIEASLKAHLGA, encoded by the coding sequence ATGACGCAAGACAACCGCAAGCCCCTCGATACGCCGGAAGCCAACGGCTGGCACTGGCAGACCAACATCCTGCACGCCGACACGCAACTCCCGGCGGGCTTCTCCGCGATGCCGGTGCCGGTGGCGCGCGCCTCCACGGTGGTTTTTTCCGATCTGGCGGCGATGCGCTCGCTCGACTGGAAGAACGACAGCCAGTGGCGCTACGGTTTGCATGCCACACCGACCTCGATGGAGCTCATGCGTCGTCTGGCGGCGCTCGAGGGTGGCAAGCACTGCCTGCTGTTCCCGTCGGGGCTCGCGGCCATCTCCAATGTGTACTTCGGGCTGCTCAGGCACGGCGATGACGTGTTGATTCCGGACAACGCCTATGGCCCGAACCGCGAGCACGGTGACTGGCTGGCCGAATCGTTCGGCATCACGGTACGGTATTACGACCCGATGGTCGGCGACGGCATCGGCGCGCTGATTCGACCCGAGACGAAGCTCATCTGGCTCGAGGCGCCGGGCTCGGTGACGATGGAAGTGCAGGACGTGCCCGCGATCGCGCGCGTCGCCCGCGCGCGTGGCGTTGTCACCGCCATCGACAATACGTACTCCGCAGGATTGGCGTTCCGGCCGTTCGATCATGGCGTGGACATCTCGGTACAGGCGTTGACGAAATACCAGTCGGGCGGCAGCGACGTGCTGATGGGCGCCGTGGTGACCGTCGACGACGATCTGCATCACCGTCTCAAACAGGCGCGCATGCGCATGGGCGTGGGCGTGTCGGCCGACGATTGCAGTCTGGTGCTGCGCAGCCTGCCGAGCATGCGCTTGCGCTTCGAGGCGCACGATCGCGCCGCCATGACGCTGGCCACGTGGCTGAATTCGCGTCACGAGATCGCGGCGATGCTGCACCCGGCGTTCGAGGACTGCCCGGGACATGCGTGTTTCCGGCGCGATTTCACCGGCGCGGGCGGCCTGTTCTCGGTAGTATTCGACGAGCGCTATTCTCAGGCGCAGATCGACGCGTTCATCGAGGGGTTGCGGCTGTTCAAGATCGGATTCAGCTGGGGCGGTGCGCACAGCCTGGTCGTGCCGTATCGCGTGTCGTCCATGCGTACGGCAACGCCATGGGTGCACAAGGGCTCGCTCGTGCGTTTCTATGTGGGGCTGGAGGATGTGCGCGATTTGCAGGCCGACATCGAAGCCAGCCTGAAGGCGCACCTGGGCGCCTGA